A genomic window from Caballeronia sp. SBC1 includes:
- a CDS encoding C40 family peptidase has product MRRLWSLLLLTLLVAACSSAPTRVSRAPAASNATASNRTFATPSGFPNFVDHSVGREEISIQAMSLVGVPYRWGGNTPEAGFDCSGLVRYVVDRAASVNLPRTTADMSVRGESIEPDEVAPGDLIFFNTTGRPHSHVGIYVGKLRFVNAPSTGGTVRLDYLTNPYWAKRFDGIRRVAPPKAAPAPFDTPTYLASPVPVPADGASGRSPTQVAAQVGDRYKPPPAMTTTTPPPAGAYRTAADQFEPPPPAWSSAQRQAQSAGAVSPAITTARSGADPFEPPPSSLSAAQRQSQSANATSPPRESQAESNAIAAASNAPDPIAAAADAFEPPPPTARLAAQQVRSIQERQPEQQPSSAGRIPASDPAAHVMRASTNLLTPTRPAVSDDPIAKFANGSY; this is encoded by the coding sequence ATGCGTCGACTTTGGTCACTGCTGCTCCTCACCCTCCTCGTTGCCGCGTGCTCCAGCGCGCCGACGCGGGTGTCGCGTGCGCCGGCTGCATCGAACGCTACCGCGTCTAATCGCACCTTCGCCACACCCTCCGGCTTCCCGAATTTCGTCGATCACAGCGTCGGACGCGAGGAAATTTCCATTCAGGCGATGTCGCTTGTGGGCGTGCCGTATCGCTGGGGAGGCAATACTCCGGAGGCAGGTTTTGATTGCAGCGGGCTTGTGCGCTATGTGGTGGATCGGGCGGCATCGGTGAATCTGCCACGCACGACCGCGGACATGAGCGTGCGCGGCGAATCGATTGAACCCGACGAAGTTGCCCCTGGCGACCTGATTTTCTTCAACACGACGGGCCGGCCACATTCGCACGTCGGAATCTACGTGGGTAAGCTGCGCTTCGTGAACGCGCCGTCGACAGGCGGCACCGTGCGGCTCGATTACCTCACCAATCCGTATTGGGCAAAGCGTTTCGATGGCATCCGGCGCGTCGCGCCGCCGAAAGCTGCTCCAGCTCCGTTCGACACACCAACCTATCTGGCGTCCCCGGTTCCTGTACCGGCGGATGGTGCGTCAGGCCGTTCACCGACGCAAGTTGCCGCACAGGTCGGCGACCGTTATAAACCACCGCCGGCCATGACGACTACAACGCCACCGCCCGCAGGCGCCTACCGTACCGCCGCCGATCAGTTCGAACCGCCACCGCCCGCGTGGTCATCCGCTCAGCGACAGGCGCAATCGGCGGGCGCCGTCTCACCGGCCATTACGACCGCCCGCTCGGGCGCCGATCCGTTCGAACCACCGCCTTCCTCGCTCTCCGCCGCACAACGTCAATCGCAATCAGCAAACGCAACGTCACCGCCTCGCGAGTCACAGGCTGAATCGAATGCGATCGCGGCGGCATCGAATGCACCCGACCCCATCGCGGCCGCTGCCGATGCCTTCGAGCCACCACCGCCCACCGCCCGGCTGGCGGCGCAGCAGGTGCGTTCGATACAAGAGAGACAACCAGAGCAGCAACCCTCATCGGCTGGCCGGATCCCCGCGTCCGACCCCGCCGCTCACGTGATGCGTGCCTCCACGAATTTGCTCACGCCCACGCGCCCCGCTGTCTCCGACGACCCTATCGCGAAGTTCGCGAACGGTAGCTACTGA
- a CDS encoding PhoH family protein, protein MPLPTAPVKLGNLLPSEEYKAKARPARSSKKQASDGDLVETESDFGASVGASRPAAANTANTLRAIASETLANAAKGSAVEASDAAPAARTRRTKQTAALLQPAAAPAEQVETTPAVARAPVEARTPSRSEAPAATVATAQPRGQQKRRQRGQPENEIGKLFVLDTNVLMHDPSSLFRFEEHDVYLPMMTLEELDNHKKGMSEVARNARQVSRTLDALVAHVGEMAAGLPLSALGNRDATGRLYFQTTLTDIEPVEGLPVGKADNQILGVVRALQKERTDRQVVLVSKDINMRIKAHALGLPAEDYFNDQVLEDKDLLYSGVRALPSDFWTKHAKGMESWQDTKTGTTYYRVTGPQCASMLVNEFVYFEPQNGEPSFYGIVRELNGKTALLQTLRDYSHHKNNVWGITSRNREQNFALNLLMNPDVDFVTLLGQAGTGKTLMALAAGLAQVLDDKRYNEIIVTRATVPVGEDIGFLPGTEEEKMQPWMGAFDDNLEVLQKTDDAAGEWGRAATQELIRSRLKVKSMNFMRGRTFVDKYVIIDEAQNLTPKQMKTLVTRAGPGTKIVCLGNIAQIDTPYLTEGSSGLTYVVDRFKGWTHSGHVTLARGERSRLADYASDIL, encoded by the coding sequence ATGCCTTTGCCTACCGCACCCGTCAAGCTCGGCAACCTCCTGCCGTCTGAAGAATACAAAGCCAAAGCCCGGCCTGCCCGATCATCGAAAAAGCAGGCAAGCGACGGCGATCTAGTTGAAACCGAATCCGATTTTGGCGCCAGCGTCGGCGCTTCGCGGCCTGCTGCCGCGAACACCGCCAATACGTTGCGCGCTATAGCAAGCGAGACGCTTGCGAACGCGGCGAAAGGCTCAGCGGTAGAAGCCTCTGACGCAGCACCCGCCGCGCGCACGCGCCGCACGAAACAAACTGCGGCGTTGCTGCAACCCGCTGCGGCACCGGCCGAACAGGTTGAAACCACACCGGCTGTCGCACGCGCGCCGGTCGAAGCGCGCACGCCGTCGCGCTCCGAAGCGCCGGCCGCGACCGTGGCAACCGCTCAACCGCGCGGCCAGCAAAAACGCCGCCAGCGTGGCCAGCCGGAAAACGAGATCGGCAAGCTGTTCGTACTCGACACGAACGTGCTGATGCACGATCCGTCATCGCTGTTCCGGTTCGAGGAACACGACGTCTATCTGCCCATGATGACGCTCGAGGAGCTCGATAACCACAAGAAGGGTATGTCGGAAGTCGCGCGCAATGCGCGTCAGGTGAGCCGCACGCTGGATGCGCTCGTGGCGCACGTCGGTGAGATGGCCGCCGGACTGCCGTTGTCCGCGCTGGGCAATCGCGATGCCACCGGCCGCCTGTACTTCCAGACCACGCTGACGGACATTGAGCCGGTCGAGGGCCTGCCCGTTGGCAAGGCCGACAACCAGATTCTCGGCGTGGTTCGCGCGCTGCAGAAGGAGCGTACGGATCGCCAGGTCGTGCTGGTGTCGAAAGACATCAACATGCGCATCAAGGCCCACGCGCTCGGCCTGCCCGCTGAAGATTATTTCAACGACCAGGTGCTGGAAGACAAGGACCTGCTCTATTCCGGCGTCCGCGCGTTGCCTTCGGACTTCTGGACGAAGCACGCGAAGGGCATGGAAAGCTGGCAGGACACCAAGACGGGCACGACGTATTACCGCGTGACCGGTCCGCAATGCGCGTCCATGCTGGTGAACGAGTTCGTTTATTTCGAACCGCAGAACGGCGAACCGTCGTTCTACGGCATCGTGCGCGAGTTGAACGGCAAGACGGCGCTGCTGCAAACGCTGCGCGATTACAGCCATCACAAAAACAACGTGTGGGGCATCACGTCGCGTAATCGCGAGCAGAATTTCGCGTTGAACCTGCTGATGAACCCGGACGTGGATTTCGTCACGCTGCTGGGTCAGGCAGGTACCGGCAAGACCTTGATGGCGCTGGCCGCCGGCCTCGCGCAAGTGCTCGACGACAAGCGCTATAACGAGATCATCGTGACGCGTGCGACGGTTCCGGTTGGCGAAGACATCGGCTTCTTGCCGGGTACGGAAGAGGAAAAGATGCAGCCGTGGATGGGCGCATTCGACGACAACCTCGAAGTCCTGCAAAAAACCGACGACGCCGCCGGCGAATGGGGCCGCGCCGCCACGCAGGAATTGATCCGGTCACGCTTGAAGGTGAAGAGCATGAACTTCATGCGCGGCCGGACCTTCGTGGACAAATACGTGATCATCGACGAAGCGCAGAACCTGACTCCCAAGCAGATGAAAACGCTCGTCACGCGCGCCGGTCCGGGCACGAAGATCGTGTGTCTGGGCAATATCGCGCAGATCGACACGCCGTATCTGACGGAAGGCAGTTCGGGCCTGACGTACGTGGTCGACCGCTTCAAGGGCTGGACGCATAGCGGTCACGTCACGCTCGCGCGCGGCGAACGCTCACGGCTGGCGGATTACGCGTCCGATATTCTTTAA
- a CDS encoding peroxiredoxin, producing MPIAVDQPVPDFTAPATGGDFSLSSLRGKKVVLFFYPKDNTPGCTTESLQFRDLYAQFKKAGAEVIGISRDSVKSHDNFKAKLELPYTLVSDSDEAICTLFGVIKMKKMYGKEVRGIERSTFLLDADGVLRQEFRGVKVPGHVEQIVEAVQAL from the coding sequence GTGCCGATCGCAGTCGATCAACCCGTTCCCGATTTCACCGCGCCCGCAACCGGCGGCGACTTTTCGCTGTCGTCCCTGCGAGGCAAGAAAGTCGTGCTGTTTTTTTATCCAAAAGACAACACGCCCGGCTGTACCACGGAAAGCCTGCAATTCCGTGACCTTTATGCGCAATTCAAGAAGGCGGGCGCTGAAGTGATCGGCATCTCGCGTGACAGCGTGAAATCGCACGACAACTTCAAGGCGAAGCTTGAGCTGCCGTACACGCTGGTATCCGATTCCGATGAAGCTATTTGCACGCTCTTCGGTGTCATCAAAATGAAGAAAATGTATGGGAAGGAAGTACGCGGAATCGAGCGTTCAACCTTCCTGCTGGACGCTGACGGCGTGCTTCGCCAGGAGTTCCGTGGCGTAAAGGTTCCAGGCCACGTTGAGCAGATTGTGGAAGCTGTACAAGCGCTTTGA